A region of the Mangifera indica cultivar Alphonso chromosome 10, CATAS_Mindica_2.1, whole genome shotgun sequence genome:
aaTCCTAGACTAGCGGGAAAAGTAGGTTTTTTAAAACAGGGAAAATATGGAACTAGGGgaaaaagacaaattaaaaaaactgacAGATACAGAAGGATATTAACCTTTTTGATACCATAAAGAATTGTGAATTGGGTTGtgaaatgaattaatattattgaagaaGAGTAATGTTACATGTATAAACAATATACATAACTTTGTGCACAAACAATAacatgttatcatgtgattagatagttttaaattagtaataaaataatattcaattacataatgacatatcattatttgtacacattGTTTGTACTAatggttttattaattatacaatatataatattataatgtaatttgaaatgaaatcttaatcctatgaaataagaaaaataatatataaaaattcagaatCATATCAATTTAGaatcatattaaatcaaattgaataagatcaaattatattttacataacAAATACTTAACAAATCAATAACAGTTGtcaaaaatattgattaaacaCCGTCTAATTTACAAATCCTAACCTTCGATTGTAGAGAGAAAGAGTTTCCTTagagagataaaaaatatcTGAAGAATGAGTCAAGATATTTTGATAAAGCTTTGTGAAGagttatgaaaaatgaaataaagcaGGAACGTCTACTTTGTTACCAAACTTCCGCCTTCTCAACATTAAAGGGCACCGTTCTATTAAACtaatttgctttttattttttctatattcttCTCATCTCACATCCTGGTTTAATTTAGGTTGTCTTCTTTtgcatttgttttcattttttttctttggaagTGGCgcaatatttttcattttttttcatttatcttgGAAGATAACAAttcctttaaaataaaaatacctcaatatctttttataaatgtgcacaaaaaataaaaatacaaaattagatGTTTTTGGTAGAAAAAACCGTAATAATTTGATAGATCTATAACAACTGTCAAAATGCATCTCAATTACACTTAAATAACTACaagaatattgattaaataCTGTCTGATCTGCAGATCCTCGCCTTGGATTGTGGAGAGAAAGAGTTTCctcaaagagagaaaaaatatctcAAGAATGAGTCAATAGATTTCGACCGAGCCATGTGAAgagttatgaaaaattaaatgaaacagaAATGTCACCGTTTCCTTCAATTGTCTTCTTTTGCAAAACCTCTTGGAAGGGGCATGTAAGTTGGGCAAAACGACTTGGAGGTGTTAGTAGAAATTGACTAATATGTACAGACTGTGGTGATAagagagatgaagacaaagttCAAGTTGGGGTTCTGGAAATAATCACGTCAATGTTTTCTTTATAAGTATCATTTTTATGCACTTATACAGGTCCCCAAGATCACACTTGACAAATCTAAGTTGTGCTCTCATGGAGAAAAATCTATTTCTCTGCATTTTCTTAGCTTTCTTACTTCATTTTTCGACACTTTCCTTCGTCCATGCACAATTAACCGACATTTCCACAGACAAACAAGCTCTTCTTGCCCTGAAAGCTCGTATAAGCCATGATCCAAGCAATTTGTTGGCCAGCAATTGGTCCACAAGTTCTTCTGTTTGTCATTGGAAAGGCATAACTTGTGGTGCTCGTTACCTTCGAGTAACAGCTGTGAATATTTCTCACTTGGGTCTCACAGCCACCCTTCCTCCTCAACTGGGAAATTTATCTTTCCTTGCAAGGCTAGACATCACAAACAACAGCTTTTATGGCTCTCTCCCTGAGGAATCATTCAGTTACGTCGACTGAAATACCTTGTTTTGAGTAATAACAGCTTATCAAGTGAACTCCCTGCAAGCATTTTTGATATTCCCAATTTGCAACTGCTTTATTTGCGTTTTAACATGTTTGAAGGAAAAATACCATCGACCTTATCAAAATGCAGAAGCTTGCAACACTTATCCTTGTCACACAATAATTTCATAGGAGCCATTCcgaaagaaattggaaacttgactCAACTTAGAGAGATCCTTCTTGGATTCAACGAACTCCAAGGTATGTTATATGAAGCTTTGTTTTAGTTGTTGTTActgatattctttttatattccttgtcattcaataatatattgcCTAGACAGTAAACACATATATTATTCACATATTATTCttgttttcatattatttgtatattaaacaagtttaaaaaaaattttaaacccataatatattaaacatgtattttatgATCTTCTCGTATCAAAGTGAATTATATGTTGTATATTACATTTGCTATGTTTTTAccgtaatttttaatttttagctaaatttaaaatacaaaattgtccctttcattttcaaatatttatgaaaataccactgccatttaaaaataatccaacaacatttcttttttaattcccaaccctaattttatattttctttccctATGGCCTACACAAAAATTCACTCTAATTTGAAGTCTGAGATCCAagctaattaatttatttactttttccaaTTAAATGATACATTAATTATTGtacaaaaattttttatcatgtatcatatcatattagatttaatagttaattaaatactttacatttgaattattatattgattttcaataagagattcatgaaaaatattaaaattattatgatattgtcgtatttttaaaaacatattattaacgATGTGTCGTATTAAACCAATATATACACGTTCCATACTTTTCTCGCATACAAATTTTAAGGGcccttttttataaatgtatgttTCATTATTCGTCGTATTATAACCatataatttacatataatttttttcccattttgtATTTACTAGCTAGGATATAttgcttatttataatgattttgtaggagaaattccAACAAAGCTTGGCAATCTTGCAAAGCTGGAGGTATTATCTCTGGTAAATAGTAACTTAATAGGAACTATTCCAAACAGCTTGGGGCTATGTGGAATGCTTCGTTTTCTTCTGTTGTCGAACAACCAATTGCAAGTACATATTCCGAGAGAAATTGGGAACTGGACATTAATCAAGGATCTATATCTAAGTTGGAACAAATTAACaggtaaataataaaactctCTCAAAACTTTcatgttattataaatttatttcattttgttataaatgtaaCACTTCTAATTATATCTCATATTACTGAAACATAAAGGAGTTGTTTGATATGTATAAGCATCTTAGATCATTTGCAGATGTTAAGataagattaattaaataatttgtcaaTTAAAAAGTTGTCAAGATGTGCAAAATCATAATGAACTTTGTGTTTAAAGCTGAAAATATTATGATGTTAAAATAATTCGATTTACAAATTGAGCTATCATACTTTTAGGTGAGATACCATATGAAATTGGAAATCTTCACAATCTTGAGCACTTGGTACTTGCACATAACCAGCTAGTTGGCTCTGTCCCAGCTACTGTATTCAACATTTCAACAATGCAAGGACTTTCATTATATGGCAATCAACTCTCTGGAATTCTTCCATCAGTTGCAGACTTTCCAAACCTTAAAGGTCTTTACTTGTGGAGGAATAATTCTAGTGGGCTGTTTCCCAATTTCATCACCAATGCTTCCAAGCTCTCCTGGATAGATATCTCATCTAACTCATTCTCAGGCTTCATTCCTAATACATTTGGCAATTTAAAAAACCTTGAGATACTAGATTTAGGAGATAATTACCTCATATCTACTCCTGATTTGAGCTTTATTTCCAATTTGACAAATTGCAAGAGTTTAAGAGCTCTAGCATTAGACCAAAATCCAATAAATAGCGTCCTTCCAGGTTCCATAGGGAATCTTtctatttctttgaaaaaattttacataaatggTTGCAACATTGGTGGCAAAATTCCcaaagaaattggaaacttgaaaaaattgcTAAAACTACAATTACAAGATAATGAATTAACTGGACCAGTTCCAGTTACCATGGATGGATTGCAGAGCCTCCAAGGTttgtatcttcaaaataataaatttgaagtaCTCATCCCAGATgtattttgtcatttaaatgtgttgaatgagttgaatttgagtggAAACAATTTCTATGGAGCCATACCTGCATGTATTGGCAATCTCACTACACTGAGAATATTGTCTTTAAGTTCAAACAGGTTAACTTTTTCTATACCATCAATGTTGTGAATCTTAAGGATCTCTTGTACTTAGATTTGTCATCAAATTTTCTGGATGGATTTCTTCCATTAGACATCGAAAATCTTAAGGTTGCCATAGCTATAAATCTGTCAAGGAATCTTTTTTCAGAAGAGATTCCAATTGTCATTGGAAGCCTAGAAAATCTGCAATCTCTCTCCTTAGAGTACAACAAATTAGAAGGCTCCATTCCTGAAACATTTGGCAACATGAAAAGCCTGGAACTTTTAGATTTATCTAGAAACAACCTTTCTGGATTGATTCCCAAGTCTTTGGAGACACTCATATAtctcaaatatctaaatttatctttcaaccAATTAAGTGGCGAAATTCCCAGAGGAGGGTCTTTCAAAAATTTCTCAGCTAAGTCATTTATAGGGAATCTTGCATTGTGTGGAACTCCTTAACTACAAGTTCCACCATGCAAAAAAAGCAATCCTCAAAAATTGAGGACTAAAATGGTTTTCCTGTCGATTCTTCTACCAACAAGCATTGCAATCGTTTTAGTTGTCCTAGTTCTTATGATCCGAAAAAAGAGAACAAGGCCACCTACCAATGTTGACATCTTTCCAGGAGGAACATGGAGAAGAATTTCTTACTTGGAACTTATGAGGGCAACAAATGAATTTAGTGAGAACAATCTACTTGGCAAAGGAAGTTATGGTTCAGTTTACAAAGGAAGATTAGATGAGGGAATGGAGATTGCAGTAAAGGTATTCCACTTGGATTTTGAAAGAGCTCTTacaagttttgaagttgaatgTGAAGTAATGAGAAGTCTTCGTCATCGAAATCTTGTCAAAATCATCAGCAGCTGTTCAAATGGTGAATATAAATCTTTGATAATGGAATACATGCCTAATGGGAACCTGgggaaattgttgttttatgaGAAGATCAATGTTTTGGACATTTCTCATAGATTGAATATAATGATTGATGTTGCTTCAGCTTTGGAATATCTCCATTTTGGCTATTCAGTCCCAATCGTTCATTGTGATTTAAAGCCAAGCAATGTCCTACTAGATGAAAATATGGTTGCACATTTGAGTGATTTTGGCATTTCAAAGCTCTTAGGTGAGGAAGACTCCATGACACAAACAAAAACCCTTGCGACCATTGGTTATATGGCACCAGGTAATTGTTTCATTATATCAAACTATCACCTTATTCTATTGAATTGatcgaattttatttttcaattgaaaactTATTGATtcttagatttttatattaaaggaattgaaagtttgattttttcaatagaaaaaaacaaaattcagtttcttcaataaaaacaaGCGATAGTTCAATACCTCTATATTCTCCGCATGttgttatcatttttttttgtttaaactttgatTTGTTACTGTTTAAATATGTGGCAATGCAAATGCACATACATGATTACTATGATCAGAATACGGAAGAGAAGGAAAAGTATCTAGAAAAGGAGATGTGTACAGCTATGGTATCATGCTAATGGAAACATTTACAAAAAAGAAGCCAACAAATGAAATGTTTACAGAAGAAATGAGCTTAAGGAGGTGGGTTGGTGAATCATTATGCAGCACAGTGACGCAAGTAGTGGACACAAATTTGTTTATAAGGGATGATGAACATTTCTCAAGCAAGAAAGAATGTATGTCATCtatctttgaaaatcctatttacccatCTATAATcgtttaaatctgttaattttaagggtaaatcgttattttatatttaatattaaaaataaacttaaatatgatttcattttcccccctaaaagtttaaaaactaacttttcttccctaaactaagtttaaaaaaaatcacatttttccctTAGGGGTTTTGTTTCAAAATCTGATCACCTTCTTCGATGCCATCGTTGGTTGTCTCTCTCTCCTGATGGCTATCCTTCCTTCAACGACTTGCCTCACCTCCACCCTAACCCCTCTAGCGTCTAGAGACGTCGTCTAGGAAGaggaatcgtcttcccagatgaagacgagacgactcatcttcccagacgacgaagatgagattgatcgatctcatcttcgtcatctgggaagacgattcctcttcccaaaatcaaaatcaaaatcaaactatgaAACCAACCGACAAAGCTAACACAAAAAACTTTTCCATCTGAATCATCAACTGAAGCGtaaattttgggaaaaaaaatattggatgGTTTGTCATTGGCATTGGATCGATTTTAGAGCGCAGCTCTCAATTGATTTCTCCTTAAACCAGCCCATCATAAAGTAATAATGTGTAGGTGGTTCTTGAAGCACATTTTTTGACATTATTTGTATCTATGCCTGCATGATTGGATTTGCTATCTtgaattctttttgtttattttaatgcatCATCTTTGTGACTATTTTCTTGCTCAGTCAGCATATTATAGCGATATCTGTGTCGGTTCAATTGCATGTCGGCTGGAGAGGAAGGAAGGTGGGAACATTTGGGTTGACATCATGACATTGGGTGTTTTGGCACCATATCGTGGGCTAGGCGTGGTCCAGGTAAAGAAAGGCACATGGAAGAACTTAATGAGAATCTTGTTAACACTGATGAGAATTGGATTGATTGGTGTTATAATTTCTGTCCCTTTGTTTCTCCGTTAATATCGCTGCCTTCCTCATGAATTTGTTCTAGCATTCCACGCAACTCCTGAACCCCTAAAAGTGAAAAATACGGACTGATTTCTCCTTTTACAGGAGTGtagttgttattttaattaattaagagtaCAAAAGCaaagtcattttaattatttgaatactttttttagtttaaaatatattaattttttttcattatcaaaatattctaaaaaataataataattaacaaaattaaaaaataaaaataaaaattatgttattaataaacATTAAGAGGATGGTAATAGTATCATATACAGCAAAAATACAAGAAGGCACACTGTTGAATGACCACGCATGCGAGATACTTGGTTTTACTTAATAGATGAGTGTATAAGAAACACTTATCCCAACTCAAGTATTAGATAAATCAAGAAGAAATGAGGTagttagagaaaataaattcatcacagagtcacaaataaaataaagagtttttttaattagatactacaattagtaatataaaatgattttatattatttaaaaatataaacaaaatgtgattttgataatcaatttataatatacgATCCtcaattgtattaatttgaaaaaaaaattaaattaataaaatttattaattgttttttacttattttttgtaTGTAATTAACAG
Encoded here:
- the LOC123226814 gene encoding putative receptor-like protein kinase At3g47110; amino-acid sequence: MQGLSLYGNQLSGILPSVADFPNLKGLYLWRNNSSGLFPNFITNASKLSWIDISSNSFSGFIPNTFGNLKNLEILDLGDNYLISTPDLSFISNLTNCKSLRALALDQNPINSVLPGSIGNLSISLKKFYINGCNIGGKIPKEIGNLKKLLKLQLQDNELTGPVPVTMDGLQSLQGLYLQNNKFEVLIPDVFCHLNVLNELNLSGNNFYGAIPACIGNLTTLRILSLSSNRLDLLYLDLSSNFLDGFLPLDIENLKVAIAINLSRNLFSEEIPIVIGSLENLQSLSLEYNKLEGSIPETFGNMKSLELLDLSRNNLSGLIPKSLETLIYLKYLNLSFNQLSGEIPRGGSFKNFSAKSFIGNLALCGTP
- the LOC123226815 gene encoding receptor kinase-like protein Xa21, which gives rise to MVFLSILLPTSIAIVLVVLVLMIRKKRTRPPTNVDIFPGGTWRRISYLELMRATNEFSENNLLGKGSYGSVYKGRLDEGMEIAVKVFHLDFERALTSFEVECEVMRSLRHRNLVKIISSCSNGEYKSLIMEYMPNGNLGKLLFYEKINVLDISHRLNIMIDVASALEYLHFGYSVPIVHCDLKPSNVLLDENMVAHLSDFGISKLLGEEDSMTQTKTLATIGYMAPEYGREGKVSRKGDVYSYGIMLMETFTKKKPTNEMFTEEMSLRRWVGESLCSTVTQVVDTNLFIRDDEHFSSKKELFPKSGLRLASDYSYPQIHQLREVAESIGECKGYFRVFLTVSSCLCKPIKKPSKTPNIIMCDNIAMGASLTTFENNTGAELQVRFFRPLVRPDRFRNTITIRAGAKANISRSDLRCNDTDDPESSADPPSQAIGLSDVGVCQGAAAT